One Calditrichota bacterium genomic window, CCCGAAGGCCCTGGTGGAACTCTGCGGCACCCCGCTGCTGGAAATCGTCCTACAACGTCTGATCCAGGTGGGCGTTGACCAAGTGATCATCAATGTTCACCACCTGGCAGAGATGATTGTCGACTACGTTCGCGCACACCGGAATTTCGGTATTCGCATCGAGTTCTCGTTTGAGCCGGTGATCCTCGGCACGGGCGGCGGTTTGCAGAAAGCAGCCTGGTTCTTCGCGGGCGACGAACCTTTCTTTCTGCACAACGTGGACATCCTCTCGGAGATGGATCTCTCCGATCTCCTCGCCTTCCATCGCTGCCGCGAAGCGGTGGCATCGCTGGCCGTCCAGGAGAGGCCCACTTCAAGAGCTTTGGCCATAGACGCTTCCGATAGGCTATGCGGCCGAAAGGGGTACCCCCTGGCGAGAGAACCCGAGGGCCCAGTAAGATGGGTCGGCTACAACGGTGTTCAGGTGATATCTCCGACTCTGCTCAGCCTCCTCTGCGAGAAGCCGCCATTCTCCATCATCGACGCAGAAGTGCGCGTCTGCCCAGAGCATTCGATTCTGGGCTACGACCTTGGCAGCACCGCGTGGTGGGACCTCGGAAAAAAGGAGGC contains:
- a CDS encoding nucleotidyltransferase family protein; this translates as MKAMILAAGLGTRLRPLTEHRPKALVELCGTPLLEIVLQRLIQVGVDQVIINVHHLAEMIVDYVRAHRNFGIRIEFSFEPVILGTGGGLQKAAWFFAGDEPFFLHNVDILSEMDLSDLLAFHRCREAVASLAVQERPTSRALAIDASDRLCGRKGYPLAREPEGPVRWVGYNGVQVISPTLLSLLCEKPPFSIIDAEVRVCPEHSILGYDLGSTAWWDLGKKEALAAAEQAILEGKLHRWWT